Within Winogradskyella helgolandensis, the genomic segment AATTGGTACCTACTTCTCTTAGAACATTTAAAAATCGATGACGTTCTGCGGGATCTAATCCTGCGGTTGGTTCATCTACGATAATTAATTTTGGATTATTTAATAACAATTGTGCAATACCAAAACGCTGTTTCATACCACCAGAATAACCAGCCACATGTTTTTTACGTACATCATATAAATTGGTAATATCCAAAACTTCTTTTACGATGGCCTGTCGGTCCGTTTTTGAACTGATACCTTTTAAAGTCGCAAAATAATCTAATAATGCTTCTGCTGACATTTTTGGATACACTCCAAATGACTGTGGTAAATAACCTAATACTTTTCGTAATGCCATTTTATCTTCTAAGACGTTGATATCACCAAACATTATAGACCCAGAATCCGGACTTTGCAATGTAGAGATTGTTCGCATTAATGAGGACTTACCAGCTCCGTTTGGTCCTAAAAGCCCAAACATTCCTGTTCCGATTTCAAGGTTAAGATTATCAATGGCTTTAACACCATTTTTATATGTTTTAGTAAGGTTGGTTATAACTAGCTTCATGAGTTTATTTTTATTTATTTTTTAAGGTTACATGGAACATCCTAATTAATAATTCGAAGGATCATCAAATTTTCAGGATGAATGTTTCATGATTTTGAATTTAAGTTTAAGGTTCGTTGATGAATTAGTGTAAAAATAGACGAATTTGT encodes:
- a CDS encoding ABC transporter ATP-binding protein, giving the protein MKLVITNLTKTYKNGVKAIDNLNLEIGTGMFGLLGPNGAGKSSLMRTISTLQSPDSGSIMFGDINVLEDKMALRKVLGYLPQSFGVYPKMSAEALLDYFATLKGISSKTDRQAIVKEVLDITNLYDVRKKHVAGYSGGMKQRFGIAQLLLNNPKLIIVDEPTAGLDPAERHRFLNVLREVGTNCTVIFSTHIVEDVKELCNDMAILNGGRILKQATPSQARAELQGRIWTKVIDRDDLEAHEAQYNLLSSNYNEDNSLNIRVFNDSQPNEDFKSVEAQLDDVYFIALKQDEPVSAV